The genomic interval AACAGTAATCGTTGTATCGGCAGACTATTCTGGGATAAGTTGAAAGTAATAGATAACAGACATATCGATAGTGAAGCGGGATTTATCGAAGCAATTGAACACCATATAGAAAGCGCAACGAACGACGGCATGATCATACCGACAATTACAATATTTGCTGATGCAAATAAACAGCGCATAAAACTATATAACGACCAGCTTATTCGCTACAGTGATGACCCGATAGTGCGTGAAACGAAAGCGCTTATTGAACATACAGGGTATACAAATTTCGGTAAGTTCCTGCCACTCCTTTATTCGGTTGATGGTACATTTAAAACGCATGACATTAACAACGACATTATAAAAGAAGTACCGATTACACATCCAGAACATGAAGCATTCAATCAATTAAAACTCGCATGGTATGCAGTGCCGATTATTTCAAGCATGGACTTAAAAATCGGCGGACTCACATATCCGTTAGTGCCATTTAACGGCTGGTATATGGAAAGTGAAATCGCAAGCAGAAACTTCCTCGACGACTACCGTTATGACAAGATGAAAGATATCGCAGAAGCGCTCGGTTTCGATACGACGACAACAGCAAGTTACTGGAGAGACAGAACCGTTGTTGAGATGAATTATGCAGTATATCACTCATTCAAAGCGCACGGCGTCTCAATCGTGGATCACTATACAGCGAGCAGACAATTCGCACGCTTCGAACAAAACGAAGCAGATGAAGGAAGAAAAGTAACCGGAGACTGGACATGGCTAATACCTCCTATCTCACCATCAATCGTGCATAACTTCCATAAAGGGTATAAGAATATATACAACAATCCAA from Macrococcus armenti carries:
- a CDS encoding nitric oxide synthase oxygenase yields the protein MVINEAKAFITQFYKEQCLSEQLMKARIKEVEKEIKETDTYTHTFEELEYGARVAWRNSNRCIGRLFWDKLKVIDNRHIDSEAGFIEAIEHHIESATNDGMIIPTITIFADANKQRIKLYNDQLIRYSDDPIVRETKALIEHTGYTNFGKFLPLLYSVDGTFKTHDINNDIIKEVPITHPEHEAFNQLKLAWYAVPIISSMDLKIGGLTYPLVPFNGWYMESEIASRNFLDDYRYDKMKDIAEALGFDTTTTASYWRDRTVVEMNYAVYHSFKAHGVSIVDHYTASRQFARFEQNEADEGRKVTGDWTWLIPPISPSIVHNFHKGYKNIYNNPNFYYKKKIGKCPFM